The Papaver somniferum cultivar HN1 chromosome 3, ASM357369v1, whole genome shotgun sequence genome includes a region encoding these proteins:
- the LOC113360842 gene encoding mitochondrial import receptor subunit TOM20-like, with the protein MMTTDYSEQDLDHTFDPDDSDDITRWGVLLLKLTQFQPDAESKTNAILAAISKLEEAMCKDLFNPNTVWWLGNAYKERGLMTPDYNVAEIYFDRAIGFYKLALMEEPEDQIYLKSLESIAELTTCLAQQAARAENSSTSYAEETTKAAE; encoded by the exons ATGATGACTACGGATTATTCCGAACAGGATCTAGATCACACTTTTGATCCTGATGATTCCGAT gaTATCACTAGATGGGGAGTATTATTATTGAAATTAACACAATTTCAACCTGACGCCGAATCGAAGACCAATGCCATATTAG CGGCTATATCCAAACTTGAGGAAGCAATGTGTAAAGATTTATTTAACCCCAATACAGTATGGTGGTTGGGTAACGCGTATAAGGAGCGTGGATTAATGACTCCTGACTACAATGTAGCTGAAATTTATTTTGATAGAGCGATTGGCTTTTATAAACTAGCATTAATGGAG GAACCAGAGGATCAAATATATCTCAAGTCTTTGGAATCAATTGCTGAGTTAACGACATGTTTAGCCCAACAGGCAGCAAGAGCAGAAAACTCTTCCACTTCATATGCAGAG GAAACTACAAAGGCTGCAGAATAG